A stretch of DNA from Micromonospora peucetia:
CGGTGCAGCGCGACGAGCACCGCGGCTTTCATCGTGCTGGCCGCGTAGTGGGACTCGTCGGCGTGCCGGGTCCAGGCGGGGGCGGCGCCGACCCGCCCCAGGTACGCCGACACGGTGCCGGGCACCCCGTCCAGGCGGGCGTCGAGCTGGTCCCAGGTCATGCGGCTGACCGTAGCGGATCGCCGACGGGGCGGCGGGGCGGGGCGATCGGTCATATCGTGCGGGGATGACGGTTGCCGCCTACGACGCGTACGCAGACTGGTACGAGGCGTTCGCCACCGACACCTCCAACGACTACATGACCCAGGTCCGTAGCCGGCTGCGTGACCTGCTGGGCGCGGGCTCCGGCCGCTGCCTCGACCTGTGCTGCGGCACCGGGCTCCAGGCGGCGGAGCTGCGCGCGCTGGGCTGGCATCCGGTCGGGGTCGACCTGTCCGCCGGGCAGCTACGGCACGCCCGGCCACGCCTGCCGGTTGCCCGCGCCGACGCGGCGGCGTTGCCGGTGGCCGACGCCTCGGTGCCGGCGGTGGCGTGTGTGCTGGCCCACACCGACGTGCCGGACTACCCGGCGGTGATCGCCGAGGCCGCGCGGGTGCTCGCGCCCGGCGGGCGGTTCGTCCACGTGGGAGTGCACCCGTGTTTCACCGGGGCGTTCGCCGACCGTTCCGACCGGGAGCGGATCGTGATCGACGGCGGGTACGCCGAGCGGGAGCGCAGCTTCCGGGCCTGGTCGCCGCACGGGGTGCGGGTGCGGGTCGGCGCGTGGCACGTCCCGCTGGCCGACCTGCTCAACGCGGTCACCGACGCCGGCCTGACCTTGGTCCGCACGGCCGAGGCCGGTCTCGGCCCGGTGCCCGACCTGTTCGCCTTCCTCGCCATCCGTCCCGCCTGAACTCCGCGGCACAGCGGCCGGAGCCCGGACCGCGCGGGGCGGTCCGGGCTCCGGGTGGCTGTCGTCGTACGTCAGCCGGCGTGCTTGCGGCGGGCGGCGGCCCGACCACGGGTGGTCTGGTCGAGCACCAGCTTGCGGATCCGGATGGTGGCCGGGGTGACCTCGACGCACTCGTCCTCGCGGCAGAACTCGAGAGCCTGCTCCAGCGACAGCTTGCGCGGCGGGATCAGCTTCTCGGTCTCGTCGGACGAGGACGCCCGCATGTTGGTGAGCTTCTTCTCCTTGGTGATGTTGACGTCCATGTCGTCGGAGCGGGAGTTCTCCCCGACGATCATGCCCTCGTACACCTCGGTGGTCGGCTCGACGAAGAGCTGGCCGCGCTCCTGAAGGTTGATCATGGCGAACGAGGTGACCGCGCCCGACCGGTCGGCGACCAGCGAGCCGTTCTGCCGCGTGCGCAGCTCGCCGAACCACGGCTCGTACGACTCGAAGACGTGGTGCAGGATGCCGGTGCCCCGGGTGTCGGTGAGGAACTCGGTGCGGAAGCCGATCAGGCCCCGGGCCGGGACCAGCCACTCCATCCGGATCCAGCCGGTGCCGTGGTTGACCAGCTGTTCCATCCGGCCCTTGCGGGTGGCGAGGAGCTGGGTGATCGCGCCGAGGTACTCCTCGGGAGAGTCGATGGTGAGCCGCTCGACCGGCTCGCAGGTCTTGCCGTCGATCTCCCGGGTGACGACCTGCGGCTTGCCGACGGTCAGCTCGAAGGACTCGCGGCGCATCTGCTCGACCAGGATGGCCAGCGCCAGCTCGCCACGGCCCTGCACCTCCCAGGCGTCGGGGCGCTCGGT
This window harbors:
- a CDS encoding class I SAM-dependent methyltransferase translates to MTVAAYDAYADWYEAFATDTSNDYMTQVRSRLRDLLGAGSGRCLDLCCGTGLQAAELRALGWHPVGVDLSAGQLRHARPRLPVARADAAALPVADASVPAVACVLAHTDVPDYPAVIAEAARVLAPGGRFVHVGVHPCFTGAFADRSDRERIVIDGGYAERERSFRAWSPHGVRVRVGAWHVPLADLLNAVTDAGLTLVRTAEAGLGPVPDLFAFLAIRPA